Proteins encoded within one genomic window of Arachis ipaensis cultivar K30076 chromosome B08, Araip1.1, whole genome shotgun sequence:
- the LOC107612908 gene encoding uncharacterized protein LOC107612908: MRLSSKSGSSSKHKNVGKSSPWLRKKHKRLDAICEKEYNRNHGDSNGCDDNLITDAADSAVRRSSRVRRAPVLLDASPAPPKKRRKLGKVGVPAGRIESGKKNLEQQSPGSSIEGSPSAWRSRLRSRARGAGFEVNDEKELPRRKRKLFEDVVVSRGDDELKVDKKKELEGGVPRIVKSKRPARIKATKHEEELKVNESHEVGPKENESHEEGLRENESHTETLRENESNEEELQENESFVAKQTEKESYEGHRENECHGNLDESNSQEVELTVNKEEGNDTVPVTDVSGGSLVIILDVNEPPIIRNGERNMSNNLQTEECSGGSEQSPLEHADKPDDRSEHANKQDDQLACEKEGNNASEGAEIAGISTKQVENEGSADKEVEIDENTLKDANYVTKDKLKQASNGSQRIKEGRRCGLCGGGTDGKPPKRLLQDNGESENEAYSGSSASEEPNFDIWDGFSDEPGWLGHLLGPINDNFGIARIWVHQQCAVWSPEVYFAGLGCLKNVRAALYRGRALKCTRCGRRGATSGCRVDRCPKTYHLPCARASGCIFDHRKFLIACTDHRHLFQPHGSKYLARIKKLKARKLKWDMRKHSNDAWRKDIAAEERWLENCGEDEEFLKRENKRLHRDLLRIAPVYIGGSDSACEPSFQGWESVAGLKDVIRCMKEVVILPLLYPELFDNLGLTPPRGVLLHGYPGTGKTLVVRALIGACARGDRRIAYFARKGADCLGKYVGDAERQLRLLFQVAERCQPSIIFFDEIDGLAPTRTRQQDQTHSSVVSTLLALMDGLKSRGSVVVIGATNRPDAVDPALRRPGRFDREIYFPLPSTEDRASILSLHTQRWPKPITGSLLEWIAKKTPGYAGADLQALCTQAAINALKRNFPLQEVLSLAEEKHSGWKNLSLPSFAVEERDWLEAFLHSPLPCSRREAGNATNDVVCSPLPIHLIPCLLGPLCTLLVSLDENLWLPPPLSKAVTVIKNEVVSVLDKRKMPIDHWWLHIDDLLQETNIASEIKSKLMCLGILSANDGFGGSPDTADDTDDSTMKSDPSIKNHLGMRSGLFLDKSFAFTNKSGFRILISGNPRSGQRHLASCFLYCFVGSTEIKKIDMATASQEGHGDVVQGIAQILLKCASLQSCILFMPRIDLWAVNKHVQIYDKESEFNTEKSSAEITEGKANKKASHAWMSFIEQVESIGVSTSLMILATSEVSYTELPSKIREFFKSYQSKDSQSTPLQQTIPRLSLHLDSNFDNETLITLSVEELLRNLVEQQIQLIHQSSHVHLGVRKVSVEACEEKVWQSKDNGSVDEEKSETQVPKSTSAPPPPPPPPDGRSLKEKSTLSLAISTFGYQILLFPHFAELCWVTSKLKEGPCADVSGPWRGGWPFNSCVIRPNNSLDKSMVPGSSGGVKSKERSGLVRGLIAVGLLAYRGVYKSAKEVSLDVRKVLEILIENINAKIQAGKDRYQYLRILSQVAYLEDIVNNWAYALHSMDKDSLEPISKVMSSTDGLNSHLSCVDHQAETKDVHMNGDDSENPGRSCKEIHAETTGFPAMNKKNDNTDKLDHDGRHTNTSSKECLPNDSLNNHSDDSAAANQPVDPSPNQENGLLSREVANGDVRMSEELGKSTSTHSAVLSENGLHTALEQEGLNGGTVSTISNQPPTLSTEGTGVTDVYSRKHENATGIDISSSKGHEHAEPAVVCMYQCCPRCLHSLYLAIRKLLTSELSDNHRTVEDVHDAVSSLSVDLISAIRKCHIEDLDFSNKTFKRERHGITLNLRTCDPKNQDKDFVAAECVTHSTSQEATATKDEVVNESLKLDLKFIFRDGVLVPMNPDKDVSLHCKFETLCLCSLRELIVMTKSPFD, from the exons ATGCGATTGTCTTCTAAATCTGGTTCTTCATCTAAGCATAAGAATGTTGGTAAATCTAGTCCGTGGCTTCGGAAGAAGCACAAGAGGTTAGACGCGATATGTGAGAAGGAGTACAATCGGAACCATGGTGATTCCAATGGGTGTGATGATAATTTGATTACTGATGCTGCGGATTCAGCGGTTCGCCGAAGCTCCCGTGTTCGGCGTGCCCCGGTTCTGCTGGATGCCTCTCCTGCTCCTCCCAAGAAACGGCGGAAGTTAGGGAAGGTTGGAGTGCCTGCAGGGCGCATAGAGAGTGGCAAGAAGAATTTGGAGCAGCAGAGTCCCGGCAGCAGCATTGAGGGGAGTCCTTCGGCTTGGAGATCGAGGTTGAGGTCTAGGGCTAGGGGTGCAGGTTTTGAGGTCAATGATGAGAAGGAATTGCCCCGTCGGAAGAGGAAGCTTTTTGAGGATGTGGTTGTAAGTAGGGGTGATGATGAATTGAAGGTTGATAAGAAGAAGGAATTGGAAGGTGGAGTGCCAAGGATTGTTAAGTCAAAGAGACCAGCGAGGATCAAAGCTACAAAGCATGAAGAAGAGCTTAAAGTGAATGAGTCTCATGAAGTAGGGCCTAAGGAGAACGAATCTCATGAAGAGGGGCTGAGAGAGAATGAATCTCACACGGAAACGCTTAGAGAGAATGAATCTAATGAGGAAGAGCTTCAAGAGAATGAATCTTTTGTAGCAAAGCAGACAGAGAAGGAGTCTTATGAAGGGCATAGAGAGAATGAGTGTCATGGTAATTTAGATGAGAGCAACAGTCAAGAAGTGGAGCTTACAGTGAACAAAGAGGAGGGTAATGATACGGTTCCAGTAACTGATGTGTCTGGCGGGAGCCTTGTAATTATATTGGATGTGAATGAACCTCCTATTATACGGAATGGGGAGAGAAAcatgtcaaacaatttgcaaacGGAGGAATGTAGTGGCGGTAGTGAACAGTCTCCTTTGGAACATGCAGATAAACCGGATGATCGATCGGAACATGCAAATAAACAGGACGATCAGTTAGCATGTGAGAAGGAAGGCAATAATGCAAGTGAAGGAGCTGAAATTGCTGGGATTTCAACAAAGCAAGTAGAAAATGAAGGATCAGCTGACAAGGAGGTTGAGATTGATGAAAACACTTTGAAAGATGCAAACTATGTGACAAAGGATAAGCTGAAACAAGCTTCAAATGGCTCCCAACGGATCAAAGAGGGTCGACGGTGTGGATTGTGCGGGGGAGGCACTGATGGTAAGCCTCCTAAAAGGTTGCTTCAGGACAATGGTGAGAGTGAGAATGAAGCATATAGCGGTTCTTCGGCTTCAGAAGAGCCTAACTTTGATATCTGGGATGGTTTCAGTGATGAACCTGGCTGGCTTGGTCATCTCTTGGGTCCTATTAATGATAACTTCGGCATTGCTCGAATATGGGTTCATCAGCAATGTGCTGTATGGAGTCCAGAG GTTTATTTTGCTGGGTTGGGATGCTTGAAGAATGTCAGGGCTGCACTTTACAGAGGAAGAGCATTGAAGTGCACACGTTGTGGGAGGCGAGGGGCAACCTCAGGTTGTCGTGTTGATCGTTGTCCAAAAACTTATCACTTG CCTTGTGCAAGAGCAAGTGGTTGCATCTTTGATCACCGTAAATTTCTTATTGCCTGCACAGATCATCGGCATCTTTTCCAACCACATGGTAGTAAATATTTAGCCCGGATAAAGAAGTTGAAAGCTAGGAAACTGAAGTGGGATATGAGGAAGCATTCAAATGATGCTTGGAGAAAGGATATTGCTGCAGAAGAGAGATGGCTTGAAAATTGTGGAGAGGATGAGGAGTTTTTGAAACGTGAGAACAAGAGACTTCATCGTGATTTATTGAGAATAGCACCAGTGTACATTGGTGGTTCAGACTCTGCATGTGAACCATCCTTTCAGGGATGGGAATCTGTTGCTGGACTTAAAGATGTCATCCGGTGTATGAAGGAAGTTGTTATTTTGCCTCTACTATATCCTGAGCTCTTTGATAATTTAGGGCTTACACCTCCCAGAGGTGTTCTTTTGCATGGGTATCCTGGAACAGGGAAAACCTTAGTGGTCCGGGCATTGATAGGTGCATGTGCCCGTGGCGATAGACGGATTGCATATTTTGCCCGCAAAGGTGCAGATTGCTTGGGGAAATACGTGGGCGATGCTGAGCGCCAACTAAGACTATTATTTCAGGTTGCTGAGAGATGTCAACCTTCTATAATATTCTTTGATGAGATAGATGGATTAGCACCTACCCGTACTAGGCAGCAAGATCAGACACATAGTTCTGTTGTATCAACTTTGCTTGCTCTTATGGATGGTTTAAAATCCAGGGGTTCAGTTGTAGTCATAGGTGCAACAAACCGTCCTGATGCTGTTGACCCAGCACTGAGGCGACCTGGAAGATTTGATCGGGAAATTTATTTCCCACTGCCATCAACTGAGGACCGAGCTTCCATTCTGTCACTTCACACTCAGAGGTGGCCTAAACCAATTACTGGGTCCTTGCTTGAGTGGATTGCAAAAAAGACTCCTGGCTATGCTGGTGCAGATCTTCAGGCTCTCTGTACTCAAGCGGCTATCAATGCCTTGAAGAGGAATTTCCCGTTGCAAGAAGTTTTGTCCTTAGCTGAAGAAAAGCATTCTGGTTGGAAGAACCTTAGTCTACCATCCTTTGCAGTGGAGGAGAGGGATTGGTTAGAGGCATTTTTGCATTCCCCACTACCATGCTCCCGGAGAGAAGCAGGAAATGCCACTAATGATGTTGTATGCTCCCCTCTTCCTATCCACCTCATACCTTGTTTATTGGGGCCATTGTGCACACTTCTTGTATCTCTTGATGAAAATCTATGGTTGCCACCTCCTTTATCTAAAGCTGTAACAGTGATTAAGAATGAAGTGGTTTCTGTTCTAGACAAAAGGAAAATGCCTATTGATCACTGGTGGTTGCACATTGATGACTTACTGCAAGAAACAAATATTGCTTCTGAGATAAAGAGCAAGCTCATGTGTTTGGGCATTTTATCTGCAAATGATGGCTTTGGTGGTTCTCCTGATACTGCAGATGACACAGATGATAGCACTATGAAGTCTGATCCCTCCATAAAGAATCATTTGGGCATGCGTAGTGGTTTGTTTCTAGACAAGTCATTTGCATTTACTAATAAATCAGGATTTCGAATATTGATTTCTGGAAATCCCCGATCTGGCCAGAGACATCTTGCTTCCTGCTTTCTTTACTGCTTTGTGGGGAGTACTGAAATAAAGAAGATTGATATGGCAACCGCTTCACAAGAAGGGCATGGAGATGTAGTGCAAGGCATTGCACAAATATTAT TGAAATGTGCTAGTCTTCAATCTTGCATATTATTCATGCCAAGAATTGATTTGTGGGCTGTAAACAAACATGTCCAAATCTATGATAAGGAAAGTGAGTTTAATACAGAGAAAAGCTCTGCAGAGATTACTGAAGGCAAGGCCAACAAGAAGGCTTCACATGCCTGGATGTCATTTATTGAGCAGGTGGAGTCCATTGGTGTATCGACGTCCTTGATGATTCTG GCTACTTCAGAAGTTTCGTATACAGAACTTCCAAGTAAGATAAGGGAATTCTTCAAGAGTTATCAATCTAAAGACAGCCAATCAACTCCTTTGCAGCAAACAATCCCTCGACTCTCACTGCATCTTGATAGTAATTTTGATAATGAGACGTTGATCACTCTGTCTGTAGAAGAGCTACTGAGAAATTTAGTTGAGCAGCAGATTCAATTGATTCATCAGAGCTCTCATGTTCATCTGGGTGTCCGAAAGGTTTCTGTTGAAGCTTGTGAAGAGAAGGTATGGCAGAGTAAAGATAATGGATCAGTTGATGAAGAGAAGAGTGAAACCCAAGTTCCTAAATCCACATCAGcgcctccaccaccaccaccaccccccgATGGTAGGTCTCTGAAGGAAAAGTCAACCTTGTCACTAGCAATATCCACATTTGGTTATCAAATTCTTCTATTCCCACATTTTGCTGAACTTTGTTGGGTCACATCAAAACTCAAAGAAGGTCCTTGTGCTGATGTAAGTGGACCATGGAGGGGGGGCTGGCCTTTTAATTCCTGTGTAATTCGTCCCAATAATTCACTAGACAAGTCAATGGTTCCTGGTAGCTCTGGTGGTGTTAAAAGCAAAGAAAGATCTGGTTTAGTTAGAGGCTTGATTGCCGTTGGTTTATTGGCTTACAGGGGTGTTTATAAATCAGCCAAGGAAGTTTCTCTTGATGTGAGGAAAGTTCTTGAGATCCTAATTGAGAATATCAATGCAAAAATTCAAGCTGGGAAAGACAGATATCAATATCTTCGCATTTTATCGCAAGTGGCTTATTTGGAAGATATAGTAAACAATTGGGCTTATGCGTTGCACAG TATGGATAAGGATTCCTTGGAGCCTATATCAAAAGTCATGTCGTCAACTGATGGGTTAAACAGTCATCTCTCGTGTGTAGATCACCAAGCTGAAACTAAGGATGTTCATATGAACGGTGATGATTCGGAGAACCCAGGGAGAAGTTGTAAGGAAATTCATGCTGAAACAACTGGATTTCCTGCCATgaataagaaaaatgataatacAGATAAACTTGATCACGATGGTAGACATACAAATACAAGCTCTAAAGAATGTCTACCAAACGATTCTTTAAACAATCACTCTGATGACTCTGCTGCTGCAAACCAACCTGTTGATCCATCCCCAAATCAGGAGAATGGATTGCTATCCCGTGAGGTTGCCAATGGAGATGTCAGGATGTCAGAAGAATTAGGTAAATCCACATCCACTCATTCTGCTGTCCTTTCAGAGAATGGACTTCACACTGCCTTAGAACAAGAAGGTCTTAATGGAGGTACTGTAAGTACCATCTCTAATCAGCCCCCGACCTTGTCCACAGAAGGGACTGGTGTAACTGATGTTTACTCTCGCAAACATGAGAATGCTACAGGTATTGATATCTCTTCAAGTAAAGGCCATGAGCATGCTGAACCTGCGGTCGTTTGCATGTATCAATGTTGCCCTAGATGTCTTCACAGCTTATATCTTGCAATACGCAAGCTTCTCACCAGTGAGTTGAGCGATAACCATAGAACAGTAGAAGATGTCCATGATGCTGTTTCATCATTATCCGTGGATCTTATTTCAGCAATTAGAAAATGTCACATTGAAGATCTTGATTTTTCTAACAAAACCTTCAAAAGAGAAAGGCATGGAATAACTTTGAACTTGAGAACATGTGACCCCAAAAACCAAGACAAGGACTTTGTGGCAGCTGAGTGTGTTACTCACTCAACAAGCCAGGAGGCAACTGCAACCAAAGATGAGGTAGTGAATGAATCACTGAAGCttgatttaaaatttatattcagAGATGGTGTGCTGGTTCCTATGAACCCAGACAAAGATGTTTCTCTTCATTGTAAATTTGAAACTCTGTGCCTTTGTTCTCTTAGAGAGTTGATAGTAATGACCAAGAGCCCTTTTGATTAA